Proteins co-encoded in one Phycodurus eques isolate BA_2022a chromosome 21, UOR_Pequ_1.1, whole genome shotgun sequence genomic window:
- the si:ch73-173p19.1 gene encoding uncharacterized protein si:ch73-173p19.1 isoform X3, translating to MGFTPEQIQAAVQAGHFSVMDAAEWLLQGHQHPRHSLLKRPTGPAETAFAAFNPPIEPASASESRASAADFPASGSLVLRPTQKTSPPSRELPPVESRIKQDKSDFEEQQRQRVAQEARAERRQKKQERELVLKRIADDRRSLQEKKGSQSGAAAGAASPSSASQGQTLGGKVQTNVDNNCILMIRLPSGESMRERFPADAPLRSVVEHITGRHPSLPTFSLLQGFPRKRFGEADLACSLRSLGLTPNAALCIQTTPPETPQDPGGPPEPASVGPDRQAPSPVRPAPQVPVQEGAGGPDLAIPPLLPNHMWDEAASLAGIPGGAPLHGPSHFWGRGQKLVPGNPEEAADIQLEQEEEEEEEEEEGEEDGEEREALLLNAMPRLPFFPENRNRSGFESRHRWPEQGNRLREAPAAEPEDAAGRAAPGAAGQAAVERLQRAARREGPGHDTYGQPLPPKRSFKTPSVSSLCALATRATVHLMTAPSMQYSSSLAGLTPELAELLLSHMAQERLLRPRNLELFFGCPLQKFVLNCYPYATNELLRQLRAFNALKHLSLVNSPLITDSGLSILSSLVKLQYLNLASCSKLTDSCLQYITGLKSLCFLSLDQTKVTDAGVTLYLRSAPPCLSQLSLNQTAVGEATLAALPGCAPQLRMLSIKQTEVSDVSALSELTGLQTLNLDGTGVTESSLAQLGAHPALSSLSLAGVRVSDGNRTLQIISGLPLTHLTLPGRHSVTDGGLAFLSRLQLLAELDLTDYTQVTDQGVQHLCTMIRLKKLSLSNTQVTDAGLPALRPLLELQELCLDRTAVSSRGVATLITCLPHLQVLGLASTQVGDNVAKRGLIHCPQLLKLNLSRTRITDNGEPGRHRREPVGHRRPAGLHAHQQHPRQQHAGRAPRRRVRRRLGGSLVAAKNVPRLTPSPPLHCWR from the exons ATGGGCTTCACACCGGAACAGATCCAGGCAGCAGTGCAGGCCGGTCATTTTTCCGTGATGGATGCGGCTGAGTG GCTCCTGCAGGGTCATCAGCATCCACGACACAGTTTGCTCAAGCGGCCGACGGGGCCAGCGGAAACGGCTTTTGCGGCTTTCAACCCTCCGATAGAGCCGGCCAGCGCGTCCGAATCGCGTGCATCTGCTGCTGACTTTCCAG CAAGCGGCTCATTAGTGCTGAGGCCGACGCAGAAGACGTCCCCTCCGTCCCGAGAGCTGCCCCCTGTCGAGTCGCGCATCAAACAGGACAAGAGCGACTTTGAGGAGCAGCAGAGGCAACGCGTGGCTCAGGAGGCCAGGGCGGAGCGCCGACAAAAGAAACAG GAGCGAGAGTTGGTGCTGAAACGCATTGCCGATGATCGGAGGAGCTTGCAGGAGAAGAAGGGCAGCCAGTCTGGCGCTGCGGCAGGGGCGGCATCTCCGTCTAGTGCGAGTCAAGGGCAAACTTTGGGTGGGAAGGTTCAGACTAATGTGGATAACAACTGTATCCTCATG ATCCGGCTGCCGTCCGGTGAGTCCATGCGCGAACGCTTTCCGGCTGACGCCCCGCTGCGCAGCGTTGTGGAGCACATTACCGGACGTCACCCCTCCCTCCCCACCTTCTCTCTCCTCCAGGGGTTCCCACGGAAACGCTTTGGGGAGGCCGATCTGGCCTGCTCACTGCGCTCCCTCGGCCTCACGCCCAACGCCGCTCTTTGCATTCAGACCACTCCCCCGGAGACCCCCCAAGACCCGGGCGGCCCCCCGGAACCCGCCTCGGTCGGGCCCGACCGGCAGGCGCCCTCTCCGGTGCGGCCTGCTCCTCAGGTCCCCGTCCAGGAGGGGGCAGGAGGGCCGGACCTTGCCATACCGCCTCTGCTGCCCAACCACATGTGGGACGAGGCCGCCAGTCTTGCGGGGATCCCCGGAGGTGCTCCTCTGCATGGACCCTCTCACTTTTGGG GGCGAGGCCAAAAGTTGGTTCCTGGCAATCCTGAGGAAGCTGCTGACATACAACTCgaacaggaagaggaagaggaggaggaggaggaggagggagaagaagatggagaagagagagaagctCTTTTGCTTAACG CTATGCCGCGGCTGCCTTTCTTCCCGGAGAACAGGAACCGCAGCGGCTTCGAGTCCCGACACCGCTGGCCCGAGCAGGGCAACCGACTCAGGGAGGCCCCGGCGGCCGAACCGGAGGACGCGGCGGGTCGGGCGGCGCCCGGAGCCGCCGGTCAGGCCGCCGTGGAGCGTCTGCAGCGGGCGGCGCGGCGCGAGGGCCCCGGCCACGACACGTACGGGCAGCCGCTTCCGCCCAAGAGGTCCTTCAAGACCCCCAGCGTCTCCTCGCTCTGTGCCTTGGCCACGCGCGCCACAGTCCATCTCATGACGG CTCCCAGCATGCAGTACAGCAGCAGTCTGGCCGGCCTGACGCCCGAGCTGGCGGAGCTTCTGCTGAGCCACATGGCCCAGGAGCGTCTGCTGCGCCCGCGCAACCTGGAGCTGTTCTTCGGCTGCCCGCTGCAGAAGTTTGTCCTCAACTGCTACCCGTACGCCACCAACGAGCTGCTGCGCCAGCTGCGCGCCTTCAACGCGCTCAAGCACCTTAGCCTGGTCAACTCGCCACTTATCACCG ATTCTGGTTTGTCAATCCTGTCCAGCCTGGTTAAACTGCAGTACCTCAACTTGGCGTCCTGTAGCAAGCTGACCGACTCCTGTCTGCAGTATATCACAG GTCTGAAAAGCCTGTGCTTCCTGTCACTGGACCAGACCAAAGTGACGGACGCGGGCGTGACGCTGTACCTGCGCTCGGCGCCGCCGTGCCTCTCGCAGCTCAGCCTCAACCAGACGGCGGTCGGCGAGGCCACGCTGGCCGCGCTGCCCGGGTGCGCGCCGCAGCTGCGGATGCTCAGCATCAAGCAAACAGAG GTGTCGGACGTGTCTGCGCTGTCTGAGCTGACGGGCCTGCAGACGCTCAACCTGGACGGCACAGGTGTGACTGAGTCCTCGCTGGCTCAGCTGGGCGCCCACCCGGCACTCTCGTCCCTCAGCCTGGCGGGGGTGCGCGTGTCGGACGGCAACCGCACCCTGCAGATCATATCGG GACTGCCTTTGACTCACCTGACGCTCCCGGGGCGCCACTCGGTCACGGACGGTGGCCTGGCGTTCCTGTCGCGGCTGCAGCTGCTGGCGGAGCTCGACTTGACGGATTACACACAAGTCACTGACCAGGGAGTACAGCACCTTTGCACTATGATCAG gttAAAGAAGCTGTCGCTGAGCAACACTCAGGTGACGGACGCGGGGCTCCCCGCCTTGCGCCCCCTGCTGGAGCTGCAGGAGCTGTGCTTGGACCGCACCGCGGTCAGCAGCCGAGGAGTGGCGACGCTCATCACCTGCCTGCCGCACCTCCAG GTGTTAGGCTTGGCCAGCACTCAGGTCGGCGACAACGTCGCGAAGCGAGGTCTCATCCACTGTCCTCAGCTGCTCAAGTTGAATCTCAGCCGCACCAGAATCACAGATAACG GTGAACCTGGACGGCACCGGCGTGAGCCTGTCGGGCATCGCCGGCCTGCTGGCCTCCACGCACATCAGCAGCATCCGCGCCAGCAACACGCGGGCCGTGCCCCTCGACGACGTGTCCGACGACGACTGGGAGGCTCTCTCGTAGCAGCGAAAAATGTTCCCCGTCTTACTCCGTCTCCACCTTTGCACTGCTGGCGCTGA
- the abcf2b gene encoding ATP-binding cassette, sub-family F, member 2b yields MPSDLAKKKAAKKKEAAKARQRTKKPEEMNGEGDRAESQPNGAVSNGVDSLTKELDEFELAKTEARAVTGVLASHPNSTDVHISSLSLTFHGQELLVDTSLELNSGRRYGLIGLNGTGKSMLLSAIGHREIPIPEHIDIYHLTREMATSDKTALECVMEVDEQRIMLEKEAERLAHEDSECEKLMELYERLEELDADKAEVRASRILHGLGFSAAMQQKKLKDFSGGWRMRVALARALFIKPFMLLLDEPTNHLDLDACVWLEEELKSFKRILVLISHSQDFLNGVCTNIIHLHQRKLKYYTGNYDQYVKTREELEENQMKRFNWEQDQITHMKNYIARFGHGSAKLARQAQSKEKTLQKMVASGLTEKVVNDKTLSFYFPPCGKIPPPVIMVQNVSFKYGDNMPHIYKNLEFGIDLDTRVALVGPNGAGKSTLLKLLMGELLPTDGMIRKHSHVKIGRYHQHLTEQLELDLSPLEYMMKCFPEIKEKEEMRKIIGRYGLTGKQQVSPIRNLSDGQKCRVCFAWLAWQNPHMLFLDEPTNHLDIETIDALAEAVNEFDGGMMLVSHDFRLIQQVAQEIWVCEKQTITKWNRDILAYKEHLKSKIEKQQAHDI; encoded by the exons ATGCCTTCCGATTTAGCCAAAAAGAAGGCGGCTAAGAAGAAGGAGGCCGCCAAGGCCCGGCAGCGCACCAAGAAGCCGGAAGAGATGAACGGCGAGGGCGACCGGGCGGAGAGTCAGCCCAACGGAGCAGTCAGTAacg GCGTGGACAGTTTGACCAAGGAGCTGGACGAGTTTGAGCTGGCCAAGACGGAGGCGCGCGCAGTGACGGGCGTGCTGGCCTCGCACCCCAACAGCACCGACGTCCACATCAGCAGCCTGTCGCTCACCTTCCACGGCCAGGAGCTGCTGGTTGACACCAGCCTGGAGCTCAACTCGGGGCGGCGCTACGGCCTCATCGGCCTGAACGGCACGG GGAAGTCCATGCTGCTCTCGGCCATCGGGCACCGCGAAATCCCCATTCCGGAGCACATCGATATCTACCACTTGACCCGGGAGATGGCGACCAGCGATAAGACGGCGCTGGAGTGCGTCATGGAAGTGGACGAGCAGAGGATCATGCTGGAGAAGGAGGCGGAGCGGCTGGCGCACGAAGAct CCGAGTGCGAGAAGCTGATGGAGCTCTACGAGCGTCTGGAGGAGCTGGACGCCGACAAGGCGGAAGTTCGAGCCTCGCGGATCCTCCATGGTTTGGGCTTCAGCGCCGCCATGCAGCAGAAGAAGCTAAAGGACTTCAGTGGAGGGTGGAGAATGCGCGTCGCACTCGCcag AGCCCTCTTCATCAAACCTTTCATGTTACTGCTGGACGAGCCCACCAACCACTTGGACCTGGACGCGTGCGTGTGGTTGGAGGAGGAGCTCAAATC CTTCAAACGCATCCTGGTGCTCATCTCGCACTCTCAAGACTTCCTGAACGGCGTGTGCACCAACATCATCCACCTGCATCAGAGGAAACTCAAGTACTACACG GGTAACTACGACCAGTATGTGAAAACCAgagaggagctggaggagaacCAGATGAAGCGCTTCAACTGGGAGCAGGACCAGATAACACACATGAAG AACTACATCGCCCGGTTCGGTCACGGCTCTGCCAAGCTGGCCCGACAGGCGCAGAGCAAAGAGAAGACGCTGCAGAAGATGGTGGCCTCGGGCCTGACTGAGAAAGTTGTCAATGACAAG AcgctgtcattttattttcctcccTGTGGGAAGATCCCCCCTCCTGTTATCATGGTTCAGAACGTGAGCTTCAAGTATGGTGACAACATG CCGCACATATACAAAAACCTGGAGTTTGGTATCGACTTGGACACGAGGGTGGCTCTGGTGGGGCCCAACGGTGCCGGCAAGTCCACCCTGCTCAAGCTGCTCATGGGAGAG CTGCTACCCACAGACGGCATGATCCGCAAACATTCTCACGTCAAGATCGGCAGATATCACCAG CACTTGACAGAGCAGCTGGAACTGGACCTGTCGCCCCTGGAATACATGATGAAGTGTTTCCCCGAGATCAAGGAGAAAGAGGAGATGAGGAAGATCATCGGCCGCTACGGACTCACGGGGAAGCAGCAG GTGAGCCCCATCCGCAACCTGTCGGACGGGCAGAAGTGCCGCGTGTGCTTCGCCTGGCTGGCCTGGCAGAACCCGCACATGCTGTTCCTGGACGAGCCCACCAACCACCTGGACATCGAGACCATCGACGCGCTGGCCGAGGCCGTCAACGAGTTCGACGGCGGCATGATGCTCGTCAGCCACGACTTCAGGCTCATCCAGCAG gtgGCCCAAGAAATCTGGGTGTGCGAGAAGCAGACCATCACCAAGTGGAACCGGGACATCCTGGCGTACAAGGAGCACTTGAAATCCAAGATCGAAAAGCAGCAAGCGCATGACATTTAA
- the si:ch73-173p19.1 gene encoding uncharacterized protein si:ch73-173p19.1 isoform X2, whose translation MSFSGSPTIGELFHTLGEMGFTPEQIQAAVQAGHFSVMDAAEWLLQGHQHPRHSLLKRPTGPAETAFAAFNPPIEPASASESRASAADFPASGSLVLRPTQKTSPPSRELPPVESRIKQDKSDFEEQQRQRVAQEARAERRQKKQERELVLKRIADDRRSLQEKKGSQSGAAAGAASPSSASQGQTLGGKVQTNVDNNCILMIRLPSGESMRERFPADAPLRSVVEHITGRHPSLPTFSLLQGFPRKRFGEADLACSLRSLGLTPNAALCIQTTPPETPQDPGGPPEPASVGPDRQAPSPVRPAPQVPVQEGAGGPDLAIPPLLPNHMWDEAASLAGIPGGAPLHGPSHFWGRGQKLVPGNPEEAADIQLEQEEEEEEEEEEGEEDGEEREALLLNAMPRLPFFPENRNRSGFESRHRWPEQGNRLREAPAAEPEDAAGRAAPGAAGQAAVERLQRAARREGPGHDTYGQPLPPKRSFKTPSVSSLCALATRATVHLMTAPSMQYSSSLAGLTPELAELLLSHMAQERLLRPRNLELFFGCPLQKFVLNCYPYATNELLRQLRAFNALKHLSLVNSPLITDSGLSILSSLVKLQYLNLASCSKLTDSCLQYITGLKSLCFLSLDQTKVTDAGVTLYLRSAPPCLSQLSLNQTAVGEATLAALPGCAPQLRMLSIKQTEVSDVSALSELTGLQTLNLDGTGVTESSLAQLGAHPALSSLSLAGVRVSDGNRTLQIISGLPLTHLTLPGRHSVTDGGLAFLSRLQLLAELDLTDYTQVTDQGVQHLCTMIRLKKLSLSNTQVTDAGLPALRPLLELQELCLDRTAVSSRGVATLITCLPHLQVLGLASTQVGDNVAKRGLIHCPQLLKLNLSRTRITDNGVKFLACMRLTQVNLDGTGVSLSGIAGLLASTHISSIRASNTRAVPLDDVSDDDWEALS comes from the exons ATGAGTTTTTCGGGCTCCCCG ACAATTGGGGAGCTATTCCACACACTTGGCGAAATGGGCTTCACACCGGAACAGATCCAGGCAGCAGTGCAGGCCGGTCATTTTTCCGTGATGGATGCGGCTGAGTG GCTCCTGCAGGGTCATCAGCATCCACGACACAGTTTGCTCAAGCGGCCGACGGGGCCAGCGGAAACGGCTTTTGCGGCTTTCAACCCTCCGATAGAGCCGGCCAGCGCGTCCGAATCGCGTGCATCTGCTGCTGACTTTCCAG CAAGCGGCTCATTAGTGCTGAGGCCGACGCAGAAGACGTCCCCTCCGTCCCGAGAGCTGCCCCCTGTCGAGTCGCGCATCAAACAGGACAAGAGCGACTTTGAGGAGCAGCAGAGGCAACGCGTGGCTCAGGAGGCCAGGGCGGAGCGCCGACAAAAGAAACAG GAGCGAGAGTTGGTGCTGAAACGCATTGCCGATGATCGGAGGAGCTTGCAGGAGAAGAAGGGCAGCCAGTCTGGCGCTGCGGCAGGGGCGGCATCTCCGTCTAGTGCGAGTCAAGGGCAAACTTTGGGTGGGAAGGTTCAGACTAATGTGGATAACAACTGTATCCTCATG ATCCGGCTGCCGTCCGGTGAGTCCATGCGCGAACGCTTTCCGGCTGACGCCCCGCTGCGCAGCGTTGTGGAGCACATTACCGGACGTCACCCCTCCCTCCCCACCTTCTCTCTCCTCCAGGGGTTCCCACGGAAACGCTTTGGGGAGGCCGATCTGGCCTGCTCACTGCGCTCCCTCGGCCTCACGCCCAACGCCGCTCTTTGCATTCAGACCACTCCCCCGGAGACCCCCCAAGACCCGGGCGGCCCCCCGGAACCCGCCTCGGTCGGGCCCGACCGGCAGGCGCCCTCTCCGGTGCGGCCTGCTCCTCAGGTCCCCGTCCAGGAGGGGGCAGGAGGGCCGGACCTTGCCATACCGCCTCTGCTGCCCAACCACATGTGGGACGAGGCCGCCAGTCTTGCGGGGATCCCCGGAGGTGCTCCTCTGCATGGACCCTCTCACTTTTGGG GGCGAGGCCAAAAGTTGGTTCCTGGCAATCCTGAGGAAGCTGCTGACATACAACTCgaacaggaagaggaagaggaggaggaggaggaggagggagaagaagatggagaagagagagaagctCTTTTGCTTAACG CTATGCCGCGGCTGCCTTTCTTCCCGGAGAACAGGAACCGCAGCGGCTTCGAGTCCCGACACCGCTGGCCCGAGCAGGGCAACCGACTCAGGGAGGCCCCGGCGGCCGAACCGGAGGACGCGGCGGGTCGGGCGGCGCCCGGAGCCGCCGGTCAGGCCGCCGTGGAGCGTCTGCAGCGGGCGGCGCGGCGCGAGGGCCCCGGCCACGACACGTACGGGCAGCCGCTTCCGCCCAAGAGGTCCTTCAAGACCCCCAGCGTCTCCTCGCTCTGTGCCTTGGCCACGCGCGCCACAGTCCATCTCATGACGG CTCCCAGCATGCAGTACAGCAGCAGTCTGGCCGGCCTGACGCCCGAGCTGGCGGAGCTTCTGCTGAGCCACATGGCCCAGGAGCGTCTGCTGCGCCCGCGCAACCTGGAGCTGTTCTTCGGCTGCCCGCTGCAGAAGTTTGTCCTCAACTGCTACCCGTACGCCACCAACGAGCTGCTGCGCCAGCTGCGCGCCTTCAACGCGCTCAAGCACCTTAGCCTGGTCAACTCGCCACTTATCACCG ATTCTGGTTTGTCAATCCTGTCCAGCCTGGTTAAACTGCAGTACCTCAACTTGGCGTCCTGTAGCAAGCTGACCGACTCCTGTCTGCAGTATATCACAG GTCTGAAAAGCCTGTGCTTCCTGTCACTGGACCAGACCAAAGTGACGGACGCGGGCGTGACGCTGTACCTGCGCTCGGCGCCGCCGTGCCTCTCGCAGCTCAGCCTCAACCAGACGGCGGTCGGCGAGGCCACGCTGGCCGCGCTGCCCGGGTGCGCGCCGCAGCTGCGGATGCTCAGCATCAAGCAAACAGAG GTGTCGGACGTGTCTGCGCTGTCTGAGCTGACGGGCCTGCAGACGCTCAACCTGGACGGCACAGGTGTGACTGAGTCCTCGCTGGCTCAGCTGGGCGCCCACCCGGCACTCTCGTCCCTCAGCCTGGCGGGGGTGCGCGTGTCGGACGGCAACCGCACCCTGCAGATCATATCGG GACTGCCTTTGACTCACCTGACGCTCCCGGGGCGCCACTCGGTCACGGACGGTGGCCTGGCGTTCCTGTCGCGGCTGCAGCTGCTGGCGGAGCTCGACTTGACGGATTACACACAAGTCACTGACCAGGGAGTACAGCACCTTTGCACTATGATCAG gttAAAGAAGCTGTCGCTGAGCAACACTCAGGTGACGGACGCGGGGCTCCCCGCCTTGCGCCCCCTGCTGGAGCTGCAGGAGCTGTGCTTGGACCGCACCGCGGTCAGCAGCCGAGGAGTGGCGACGCTCATCACCTGCCTGCCGCACCTCCAG GTGTTAGGCTTGGCCAGCACTCAGGTCGGCGACAACGTCGCGAAGCGAGGTCTCATCCACTGTCCTCAGCTGCTCAAGTTGAATCTCAGCCGCACCAGAATCACAGATAACG GCGTGAAGTTCCTGGCATGCATGCGTCTGACTCAGGTGAACCTGGACGGCACCGGCGTGAGCCTGTCGGGCATCGCCGGCCTGCTGGCCTCCACGCACATCAGCAGCATCCGCGCCAGCAACACGCGGGCCGTGCCCCTCGACGACGTGTCCGACGACGACTGGGAGGCTCTCTCGTAG
- the si:ch73-173p19.1 gene encoding uncharacterized protein si:ch73-173p19.1 isoform X1 produces MSFSGSPTIGELFHTLGEMGFTPEQIQAAVQAGHFSVMDAAEWLLQGHQHPRHSLLKRPTGPAETAFAAFNPPIEPASASESRASAADFPASGSLVLRPTQKTSPPSRELPPVESRIKQDKSDFEEQQRQRVAQEARAERRQKKQERELVLKRIADDRRSLQEKKGSQSGAAAGAASPSSASQGQTLGGKVQTNVDNNCILMIRLPSGESMRERFPADAPLRSVVEHITGRHPSLPTFSLLQGFPRKRFGEADLACSLRSLGLTPNAALCIQTTPPETPQDPGGPPEPASVGPDRQAPSPVRPAPQVPVQEGAGGPDLAIPPLLPNHMWDEAASLAGIPGGAPLHGPSHFWGRGQKLVPGNPEEAADIQLEQEEEEEEEEEEGEEDGEEREALLLNAMPRLPFFPENRNRSGFESRHRWPEQGNRLREAPAAEPEDAAGRAAPGAAGQAAVERLQRAARREGPGHDTYGQPLPPKRSFKTPSVSSLCALATRATVHLMTAPSMQYSSSLAGLTPELAELLLSHMAQERLLRPRNLELFFGCPLQKFVLNCYPYATNELLRQLRAFNALKHLSLVNSPLITDSGLSILSSLVKLQYLNLASCSKLTDSCLQYITGLKSLCFLSLDQTKVTDAGVTLYLRSAPPCLSQLSLNQTAVGEATLAALPGCAPQLRMLSIKQTEVSDVSALSELTGLQTLNLDGTGVTESSLAQLGAHPALSSLSLAGVRVSDGNRTLQIISGLPLTHLTLPGRHSVTDGGLAFLSRLQLLAELDLTDYTQVTDQGVQHLCTMIRLKKLSLSNTQVTDAGLPALRPLLELQELCLDRTAVSSRGVATLITCLPHLQVLGLASTQVGDNVAKRGLIHCPQLLKLNLSRTRITDNGEPGRHRREPVGHRRPAGLHAHQQHPRQQHAGRAPRRRVRRRLGGSLVAAKNVPRLTPSPPLHCWR; encoded by the exons ATGAGTTTTTCGGGCTCCCCG ACAATTGGGGAGCTATTCCACACACTTGGCGAAATGGGCTTCACACCGGAACAGATCCAGGCAGCAGTGCAGGCCGGTCATTTTTCCGTGATGGATGCGGCTGAGTG GCTCCTGCAGGGTCATCAGCATCCACGACACAGTTTGCTCAAGCGGCCGACGGGGCCAGCGGAAACGGCTTTTGCGGCTTTCAACCCTCCGATAGAGCCGGCCAGCGCGTCCGAATCGCGTGCATCTGCTGCTGACTTTCCAG CAAGCGGCTCATTAGTGCTGAGGCCGACGCAGAAGACGTCCCCTCCGTCCCGAGAGCTGCCCCCTGTCGAGTCGCGCATCAAACAGGACAAGAGCGACTTTGAGGAGCAGCAGAGGCAACGCGTGGCTCAGGAGGCCAGGGCGGAGCGCCGACAAAAGAAACAG GAGCGAGAGTTGGTGCTGAAACGCATTGCCGATGATCGGAGGAGCTTGCAGGAGAAGAAGGGCAGCCAGTCTGGCGCTGCGGCAGGGGCGGCATCTCCGTCTAGTGCGAGTCAAGGGCAAACTTTGGGTGGGAAGGTTCAGACTAATGTGGATAACAACTGTATCCTCATG ATCCGGCTGCCGTCCGGTGAGTCCATGCGCGAACGCTTTCCGGCTGACGCCCCGCTGCGCAGCGTTGTGGAGCACATTACCGGACGTCACCCCTCCCTCCCCACCTTCTCTCTCCTCCAGGGGTTCCCACGGAAACGCTTTGGGGAGGCCGATCTGGCCTGCTCACTGCGCTCCCTCGGCCTCACGCCCAACGCCGCTCTTTGCATTCAGACCACTCCCCCGGAGACCCCCCAAGACCCGGGCGGCCCCCCGGAACCCGCCTCGGTCGGGCCCGACCGGCAGGCGCCCTCTCCGGTGCGGCCTGCTCCTCAGGTCCCCGTCCAGGAGGGGGCAGGAGGGCCGGACCTTGCCATACCGCCTCTGCTGCCCAACCACATGTGGGACGAGGCCGCCAGTCTTGCGGGGATCCCCGGAGGTGCTCCTCTGCATGGACCCTCTCACTTTTGGG GGCGAGGCCAAAAGTTGGTTCCTGGCAATCCTGAGGAAGCTGCTGACATACAACTCgaacaggaagaggaagaggaggaggaggaggaggagggagaagaagatggagaagagagagaagctCTTTTGCTTAACG CTATGCCGCGGCTGCCTTTCTTCCCGGAGAACAGGAACCGCAGCGGCTTCGAGTCCCGACACCGCTGGCCCGAGCAGGGCAACCGACTCAGGGAGGCCCCGGCGGCCGAACCGGAGGACGCGGCGGGTCGGGCGGCGCCCGGAGCCGCCGGTCAGGCCGCCGTGGAGCGTCTGCAGCGGGCGGCGCGGCGCGAGGGCCCCGGCCACGACACGTACGGGCAGCCGCTTCCGCCCAAGAGGTCCTTCAAGACCCCCAGCGTCTCCTCGCTCTGTGCCTTGGCCACGCGCGCCACAGTCCATCTCATGACGG CTCCCAGCATGCAGTACAGCAGCAGTCTGGCCGGCCTGACGCCCGAGCTGGCGGAGCTTCTGCTGAGCCACATGGCCCAGGAGCGTCTGCTGCGCCCGCGCAACCTGGAGCTGTTCTTCGGCTGCCCGCTGCAGAAGTTTGTCCTCAACTGCTACCCGTACGCCACCAACGAGCTGCTGCGCCAGCTGCGCGCCTTCAACGCGCTCAAGCACCTTAGCCTGGTCAACTCGCCACTTATCACCG ATTCTGGTTTGTCAATCCTGTCCAGCCTGGTTAAACTGCAGTACCTCAACTTGGCGTCCTGTAGCAAGCTGACCGACTCCTGTCTGCAGTATATCACAG GTCTGAAAAGCCTGTGCTTCCTGTCACTGGACCAGACCAAAGTGACGGACGCGGGCGTGACGCTGTACCTGCGCTCGGCGCCGCCGTGCCTCTCGCAGCTCAGCCTCAACCAGACGGCGGTCGGCGAGGCCACGCTGGCCGCGCTGCCCGGGTGCGCGCCGCAGCTGCGGATGCTCAGCATCAAGCAAACAGAG GTGTCGGACGTGTCTGCGCTGTCTGAGCTGACGGGCCTGCAGACGCTCAACCTGGACGGCACAGGTGTGACTGAGTCCTCGCTGGCTCAGCTGGGCGCCCACCCGGCACTCTCGTCCCTCAGCCTGGCGGGGGTGCGCGTGTCGGACGGCAACCGCACCCTGCAGATCATATCGG GACTGCCTTTGACTCACCTGACGCTCCCGGGGCGCCACTCGGTCACGGACGGTGGCCTGGCGTTCCTGTCGCGGCTGCAGCTGCTGGCGGAGCTCGACTTGACGGATTACACACAAGTCACTGACCAGGGAGTACAGCACCTTTGCACTATGATCAG gttAAAGAAGCTGTCGCTGAGCAACACTCAGGTGACGGACGCGGGGCTCCCCGCCTTGCGCCCCCTGCTGGAGCTGCAGGAGCTGTGCTTGGACCGCACCGCGGTCAGCAGCCGAGGAGTGGCGACGCTCATCACCTGCCTGCCGCACCTCCAG GTGTTAGGCTTGGCCAGCACTCAGGTCGGCGACAACGTCGCGAAGCGAGGTCTCATCCACTGTCCTCAGCTGCTCAAGTTGAATCTCAGCCGCACCAGAATCACAGATAACG GTGAACCTGGACGGCACCGGCGTGAGCCTGTCGGGCATCGCCGGCCTGCTGGCCTCCACGCACATCAGCAGCATCCGCGCCAGCAACACGCGGGCCGTGCCCCTCGACGACGTGTCCGACGACGACTGGGAGGCTCTCTCGTAGCAGCGAAAAATGTTCCCCGTCTTACTCCGTCTCCACCTTTGCACTGCTGGCGCTGA